A DNA window from Streptomyces sp. CA-278952 contains the following coding sequences:
- a CDS encoding ATP-binding protein, with translation MNLTTTMRVDATATRPAPTAAHARNSARVFLEALRPDVTPETADTVLLVVSELVTNALRHAGGTYTLRLTAHPDLIEVAVDDPSPQAPRMRTPDLTGATGGFGWRMVTHLARTTAVTHRPTGGKTVSAFLAR, from the coding sequence ATGAACCTGACGACCACGATGCGCGTCGATGCCACGGCCACCCGCCCCGCGCCCACCGCCGCCCACGCGCGCAACAGCGCCCGCGTCTTCCTCGAAGCCCTCCGGCCGGACGTCACCCCTGAGACAGCCGACACCGTGCTCCTGGTCGTCTCGGAACTCGTGACGAACGCACTACGCCACGCAGGCGGCACCTACACCCTTCGCCTGACTGCCCACCCCGACCTCATCGAGGTGGCGGTGGATGACCCCAGCCCACAGGCCCCGCGCATGCGCACCCCCGACCTGACCGGCGCCACCGGCGGCTTCGGCTGGCGCATGGTCACCCACCTCGCCCGCACCACCGCAGTCACCCACCGGCCCACCGGCGGCAAAACCGTCAGCGCCTTCCTCGCCCGGTAA
- a CDS encoding MBL fold metallo-hydrolase, translated as MSEWYEQLELGSDLVRISEPRVGPLLSAKLWWLRGTDRDIVVDAGLGVVALRGEILRMFERDPLVVLTHAHLDHVGGAHEFRERAGHPAEAATLAEGVPASLYGAELYAKLGIDAGDEPVPDLLIKSLPYPEYDPRTYRVQAVTLSRQLDDGDRIDLGSGAKSPGITSSSLSTRSPVHRVISSSHRT; from the coding sequence ATGAGCGAATGGTACGAGCAGTTGGAGCTGGGCAGTGATCTGGTTCGGATCTCGGAACCCCGCGTCGGCCCGCTGCTGTCAGCAAAGCTGTGGTGGCTGCGTGGAACCGACCGCGACATCGTCGTTGATGCCGGGCTTGGCGTCGTTGCCCTGCGTGGGGAGATCCTACGCATGTTCGAACGTGACCCGCTGGTAGTTCTCACCCATGCGCACCTGGACCACGTAGGCGGGGCTCACGAGTTCCGTGAGCGGGCCGGCCACCCTGCCGAAGCCGCAACCCTGGCCGAGGGTGTCCCTGCCAGTCTGTACGGTGCCGAGCTCTACGCGAAGCTGGGCATTGACGCGGGGGATGAGCCTGTCCCGGACCTGCTGATCAAGAGTCTTCCCTATCCCGAGTACGACCCGCGGACATATCGGGTTCAAGCGGTGACACTGAGCCGCCAGCTCGACGACGGGGACCGAATCGACCTGGGCAGCGGGGCGAAGTCGCCGGGGATCACATCCAGCAGCCTCAGCACACGGTCTCCCGTACACAGAGTGATCAGCAGTTCCCACCGCACGTGA
- a CDS encoding IS5 family transposase (programmed frameshift) — MSADLVPDDLWERIAPLLPVRPPRRHRYPGRLPADDRAALRGIVYVLRKSVSWRDVPAELVGCSGVTAWRRLRDWTEAGVWPRLHEVLLAELRKEGLLEMDDAAIDGSHVRALKRGAHTGPSPVDRARPGSKHHLIVDRHGTPLAVSLTSGNRHDVTQLMPLLDAIPRIRGLRGRPRQRPRRLFADRGYDYDKYRRLVRARGITPKIARRGTPHGSGLGKTRWVVERTFAWLHQFKRLRIRYEIRADLHLALLQLACSIICLRRLRTSF, encoded by the exons GTGTCTGCTGATCTTGTGCCTGATGACCTGTGGGAACGCATAGCCCCGCTGCTGCCGGTTCGACCGCCTCGACGACACCGGTATCCCGGGCGGCTGCCGGCCGATGACCGTGCTGCTCTGCGGGGCATCGTCTACGTGCTGCGCAAGAGTGTGAGCTGGCGCGACGTTCCCGCAGAGCTGGTGGGCTGCAGCGGCGTGACAGCCTGGCGGCGCCTGCGGGACTGGACCGAGGCCGGAGTGTGGCCCCGCCTGCATGAGGTTCTTCTGGCGGAACTGCGTAAAGAGGGCCTGCTGGAGATGGACGACGCCGCGATCGACGGCTCGCACGTCAGGGCTCTCA AAAGGGGGGCTCACACCGGACCTTCGCCGGTCGACCGGGCCCGGCCCGGCAGCAAGCACCACCTGATCGTCGACCGGCACGGAACCCCGCTCGCCGTTTCTCTGACCAGCGGAAACCGTCACGATGTTACCCAGCTCATGCCTCTGCTGGACGCCATACCCCGCATCCGCGGCCTGCGGGGCCGGCCACGCCAGCGGCCCCGGCGACTGTTCGCCGACCGCGGGTACGACTACGACAAGTACCGGCGTCTCGTCCGCGCCCGTGGGATCACACCCAAGATCGCCCGACGCGGCACCCCGCACGGCTCGGGACTGGGCAAGACACGCTGGGTCGTCGAGCGGACCTTCGCCTGGCTCCACCAGTTCAAACGACTGCGCATCCGCTACGAGATACGAGCCGACCTCCACCTCGCACTACTCCAACTCGCCTGCAGCATCATCTGCTTGAGACGACTCCGTACCTCATTCTGA